aaaccatgaccctcctccacagagtgcagaccacattcactcagccgctcCATGCTGGACTTCGACTTAatggttggtttgtttttggagCAAGTGCCAAGTTCTGTAAACTCAAACATTTATAGTCTTTCATATCCAtgtgggtttaaatctggaTTCAAAATACATTGATAAAAATTCATATTCATATTGATGgctttatatgtttttgtctttcactTTATGATGTTAACTTAATGAAGAAATCAGAAGCGCTCCCTCATTACAGATTTTGCTCTCATTAATTTGTACATGTGCGAAGAAATCTATGACACATTTGCATGTATCTGTAGGGCAAACTGagtgtttttattgttgttttctaAATTgacaaacaaaatttaaaacttATAATTATTGAATAGATCATTTGTTGTATGTAATgtgtgaaaataaatgtttttcatacataaaaaaacttgtttttgatatttttaattaTGGTGACAACATACTGCATGAGTGGATCGTCCCTATGCAAGAAGCTGTTTTAAGTTGATGATGAGGCGACTGATCTAGTGACGCTGTGTGAAATTGCAAACGTTGGTGTCAGTCCAATACCAGGTAAATACACGGCCAGGATTGCCATTACCAATACAGATACTTTAAACCTATAAAGTAGGTTAAAGGTCTGTGGATTTTTATCCACTGATCAGTTTGAAAAACATCATCACTTTCctaaatcaaacacattttaatgatcaGAAAATGtctgtgatttttacttttgttcATAGGACAAAACCTACCTTCCAGCTTTTCttatatttgtttctttttagacTAGGAAAATAAATGTCCTCGTCTTTAAAGCACTCTAGCTATTGTTGGTTTAAATGTGCTACGTGGTGTATATGCCCACAGTTTCAACTTTTGAGTTCAAGTTATTATAGCAATTAAGCAGTACACACTTTGTCAAACAATAAGTCTGACTTAATCAAATCACCTGAATCCTATTATTTACAAAGATAATTCTGTCCTTTATCAATCATTATATGACATTATAattaagactttaaaaaaatcatctgtCCACTTTCCTCTGctcttttgttttaatttgcattccacataattttattttactgcGCTCCACCCAATTTCAGTGTAATATTTTCATTTAACACAGCTACTTTTTGCcaaataaaatttttttatAGACCAATGCTCTATTTATATATTAAGCTTGTATACACTGCAGTATTACATAAGGTATCattatgtaaatatgtaaaccaTGTGACAGAAAATTATCATCATTAAATATCATTactttaaaacaattttttcatatgaaaatgcaaaacaatTTGCAGATCCACCTTATGTAGAGatagttgttaaaaaaaaaaggtataccAATATAATGACTAAAATTTACTAAATAAGCTTCATGTTTTATTAACTAAGACTTGAATGAAGTTATTGAGCCCGTAAAGTCTTCAGGAAACTGCCAAAAAGCACAGCTCACAGACCTGTAGAAcagctgccccctgctggccattacacaaataaaatacagattaaaaaatacatttggtCTAGTGTTATAGCTCACCGCACCACCACTGTGTCATAGCCGgcacaaacataaataaaacttttaatcTTTGTCTAAATGTTCCTCTCATTCTATGTTTGTCTGAAGCTCGTGCTGCTGGTGAAGGTTTGCTTGAAGTGGAAAACAAGAGCAGACTGAGTCAGGCGGATGGAGTTAGTGCTTTATTATCACCGTAAAGCCTTTTATTAATCATGACACGGGAACATCAATCACTGAAACGTATTTACAGCTCAACATCAGCAATCCTGTCGTGTTTACTTCGTCTGTAAAGTGCAGCTCTGCCAACACGAGTCTTTCACTTGGTTACAGCAAAAACAAGAAAGCAATATCTCACCCCCACATGTCCCAAAAaactcaaataaaaataaaatcatcttCAGTAACTGTTGATTTCGGCTTTTTAGAAACATCTCCGCTACTTTAACCTCCCCACAAATGGAGAGGTGTGTCTGTGACCTCTTAAATTCCTACATGAAGAAAatgaagcttttttaaaaaaaattaaaaacaaataatcatCGTGAATCACTCTGGAAatgatgaataaatgaataatgaataaatgtGCGACGAACATATAAGGCCCCAAACAACAACCCACGTACGCATGCCTGATAAATATTAAGAcattagaaacaaacaaatggacTCAGCAGGCAATGTGAAAGAAGATGGAGTCTGTTTTTTATGACACACAGGTGGTTATTGGTTTTTCAACACTATATCAGAGGAGCTTAAAGTctagtgtttttcttttatgaaAACAGAAAGCCATGTTCTCCTTTTAGTTTGAGGAAACTTGTTGGACTTTtgtccttttctctcttttatttatttatttattttaaacagacCTCCATCTTTACAAATGTCAGACCAGTGATTCACAACCGGAACGGAccaagagaggagaaaaaaaagcatctttGGCTCACTGACGTGGCCTTAAATCTTCATGGTTAATTGGTATGAGAGCTCATTAACGAGCGTTACTGTCATTCAAACTCTGCTTTCAGTCACATGGGCGCCGACCCTTACAGGAcgctaacacacacatacaaacactgcATACGAACAGCTTGAAATGCTGGAATACTGGACTGATTATGGCATGATATGGCTTCCCTAATAAATAcgggaaaaaaaagttaaattcaGAATTTGTCCAGGCCTGGTTtaaattgaaatattttttctgGTTTAAATCAAATTGTCATATTTCTGTTCATACTGGTTGTGctttaaaatctttttcatgGAACGATCAAgacttaataataaaaataaaagcggaTTTTTCCTTTAATATTGGCACCTGAAAGTCAAAGAAGTGGACCTTGGATCCATCTGGAGCTCAGCTTTGAACCAAGAGGAGCAAAAGTGAAGTTGTATTCACGATAAGGTGGACGACAGGTGTAATTTAAGTGGTCTAAATTTTCTCAGCAGGTAACAATCACAACATAGGTCTCTCATGTCAGGGAGTCAAATCCACAGGTGtcaaaaacttttaaaaaagaaaaaaaacaaaaacatccttCAAACTTTCAGCCATCAAATGTGTATCACAAAGTGAGCGCAGGTAGTTGAAAGTATGTTGACTTTTTATCTTTAAAGGCAGTGGTCAAGTAAAACGTACACGTTTTTCTTCTATTCTGTAGTGCCGTTTATCAAATAGATAATTTTGGCGTAACTAAAGTGAACTCACTTTGTGGTGCCCAAAGTAGCAATCTTCACTGAGCGAGCACAGACCAAATCATGCAAAAACAAGGAAGTCCGAATACTTACAGGATGAATTTTTCCCTTTACACCTTTCATTCAGCAGCTGCTTTCAGGTACTATCAGTAAAGCTCAAGCACACCTAAGgccaaatatttttcatttttggatTTGGTCTataccaggggtgtcaaacatataACCTAAGGGGCTGAATCGGCCCACTGGATAGCTTACAAGATGTGAATTTTTAATCGGGGAGGTTTTGAGTTACACATCTTTAAAGTGaatctattattattatgatctaTTATCTGCTATTCAAACTTTCTGTTTGCAAAGtggagccaatcagaagaaagctggcttTTGTTAGTGGTTTCAAGGAGTGAGGCAGGCTCTGTCACTGGAGGATTAAACCACTGTAGGTAACTAAGTAAGATTAAAGTGatatttgtgggaaaaatacaccaaaaaaccccaaaacagacCAACACTGACCATTATTCTTATTAAAGTGTAGCTTTGAATATATCTATAGGTGAGGCACAccagaaaaagaaatcaatagCTACAGTGAAACGGTTAATCGAGGTCCAGTGTAAGAGAAATAAAGATGATTCTGAACCGTGAATCACGACTcaagtccaagaataaaaactgGAGCTGGAGTGGACTGTAAGATGTCCCTTTAAGAGTGGGTCGATTTAAACTTTACTTAAATTAACATTAGTGTCAACTGATCAGCATTAAGGGTCTAACTGTTGTTTACATATGTCCGTttccataaaaagaaaaatatacttAATGTTATAAAGAATATAAGTTTTCCACCACTGGTCTAAACAGCATCTGAAAAATCCACCcacatttttctgcagttaAATAACATCTAacattattaataaattgaACACGGTGTTTGTAAAAACAGCTGGTTAGCAGTTACTAAAAATTCATTTTCTATTGATCAATTAATTGACTAATCAGTGAAgatctgctgtgatgtgttGAAATGAAGCCAGTGACTACATGTAAGGAAGGAAGGAATCCTTAAATGACCTTTTCAAAATAAGTTTCAGCTCATCAgcttaccccccccccccaccacctttttttttttttttttaaaccaacaaCACTGATGGAGAAAGTGGATGAGGTGTCCTGTTGCCCTCTGGGACCTTCATCATGGCTAAAGAAACCATCACTTCCTCTCAAAGTGCACTCATGCAAGAGCCGGTACCGACAGACCCAGGTTCAATATTCTTCTCACATTTTGTTTTACGTCTTCCATATTTTTGTTAGCTCTTCttataaaataaacataaaaacagaaacttagAGGTTAATCTATATTCATGTCTTTTCTTGAAAGTGGAGCCGGTATAAAAgcagcgtttttttttttctttcttcctgttttttttttttttttttttaaaacacacagaatAAAACACGAGTCCTGGATGAGGCATTTCCTCACCTACTCCCCTTCTCCCTTTTACAGTGAGGGTGTGTTAGATTTTTTCCTCCATTTCAGAGTAACAGGCCTCCATCACAAGCTTCAGAGTCCTGCACAGAGGAAGCACATGTTTTTCAGTTCCAGGCAGTCCGAGCGGGCGGATAGCTGGGCGGGTGGTGTTCCCCTCCTCTGATTCCTGAGCTGTGGTCTCGATTTTACCAGCTGGGACTCGCCTGGGAGGTAAAACATGCATCCTCTGAGTGTTGTTAAGCTTCAGACTCACCCTTCTTCTTCCCCTCCTCTCCAGCATCACTGTCCTCTGACTGGCTGTTGCTAAGCACTAGGAACTGTCCATCAGAGCCAGGCGGGTTGGCCGGGCGACTTGACGCAGCGATCAAGCGGCTCTGCTCCTCCAGATCCTGCAAGTCAGTCAAGAGAAGAAGAGTGAACTTTTTTTTGCGCATGGTGTTGTTTTCAGCATTTGGTGGCAGATGGAGCTTTTAATGGGGCAAGTGTAAGACCTGGACTGAGAATGGGAGGAAAATGACTTGAAAGACCTTCAAAAAACCACAGTGACCTATAAAGATGACATCTGACAAGCGCCACAGTACCCTTAATGACAAATTCATGTGGTTTGACgaccattaaaaaaagaactgctTAGTTCAGAAAAGAGCTTCAAGGGTAACTCCAAGGGGTAAAGAGTTAAAATTGGCTCCTTGGATGCAAACtccaaagaaaaaacatggtggctgagacttttgcacagcactgtaaatatataatattttcattcatttaagtcagacaaagcaaaaatgtctttaaGTGATGAACCCCAAGGTCCAACAAACTCACAGCCTAATCAATTAAAGTGGTGATGATGGGTCATAACACGTTTACATTGTATTACAGGCTAAAAACACGCCCTGACTGCTCGGTATACTCTGCACATTCGGTGTAACAGGGGAATAATGTGACGTTTGGGTTGAAAGATAAAAGATCACCTTCTCGATCTGTCTTTGCTTGCTCAGTTCCTCCTTCTGTTTCTCTTTGGCCTTatcctcctcctttttcttcTCCACCGCTTTACGGTCCTGCATCAAAAGAGCAACAATAAGAAAAGAAGCGTAAACATCCAAAGCAACACATGAATGACCACCGGTAACAGTCTCACCATCTCCGAGTGCAAGGCGATCTGCTTGGCCAGACCAATGCTGTCACAGATCTGAAACGCATGAAGAAGACAGACAATCAGACAGAAAGAAGGATGTGTTACACAGCCAGTTAAACAGATAAACGGACACACAACCTTCTCTCCATCGTTGTTGGATTCAAAGATGTAGCAGACGACTCTGCTGTCGCCCCGCCCGCTTGCCGTCTGCAGAACAAAACCAAACAGCCTCTTGTTGTCCTGATGGGATGAACACTGCACCACAGTGGAGAGAGGGAACTGCAGCGAGACACAGCAGGATGCCAGTGAGCAAAGACAGAAGCGACACTTCAAATCTtagaaacaagacaaaactggAGAAACTGGGGTCACCGTACCCTGAGTCGCGTCACTTGTGTCTGAGGATCAATTagcctgaaaaataaaagacatattttaatattagaagataattgcagtttatttcaagctggcattttattttattttttgttgaatATGGTTCCTGTGGCTCATGCTTGAGAAGTTAGTCacacaacaaacatcagctTCATCCAACAGGCTCAAAATGATCACTGCAGTTCCTACTTGAGGCAGTCGCAGGTGACCAGCAGGTGGGACTCGGTCATCCTGAAGATGTTGTGGATGGCTCTGGCAGCCAGGATCTGCCTCATGGTCTCAGAGATGACATCCACTGACTCGGCAGTCTTCACCTCCATGGAGCCCAGGAAGCGAACGATAAAGAGCTGGTGGAGGATCGAGTCTGCGcagcacaaaaaacagaaaaaacaaaacatacttCATGTACGGCTGTGGTTCCACTCGAGTTGTGTAAAAGCTGATTCTTTGGTGGTTTAAATGTCCCTTTCTAATAATTAAATgactttaaattattttaaactggTTGGGATTATggataataataatggaaataATAAAACCCATTATAATCTAAATAAATACACCTGTATTTTCTGCTCAGTGTTAAAATACTGTCATTCACTAAATAACACTAAAGGCCACAGAGAtgatgagaagaagaagaagaagaagaagaagaagaagaagaaggagaagaaggagaagaagaagaagaatgagcCAGTGGAGGATAAAACAGTATTAGTAATGAAAAGTAATGAAAAAAGATTATTGGATATTTCAGTTTAAACCTTTTTTCTAAATCAGCTTAATCCTGGATACAATCTTGCCAGAATCCCATTGGTAACATTAACATGACCTCTGCATGTGTCTTTTAGAAGATAAacaggtaaataaataaatagaaattgATAAAATAGTCGAGACAGACAGACACGAGTACCTTCGCTGTCTTCTGCTGTGCTCTCTCCTGACTCCCCAAATGGATTACTTCTCCTGCAGAGAAGCACATAAACACAGCCAAACAGTCATATTTTCAAAGCTTCAAATATATCTGTCTTCACATTATTAGTTTAGTTAGCTTGCTTTTTGTTCTGTCATTGCGTACTTCACAGACCGTGTAAACAGTAGACATGGGCAGAGCTGCTTGAACTCTAATGTTCACAACACTCTCAGCACTGTCTGCGCCACATGTAGCACAGAACCTTCAAATCTGAGCAGATGGTGCTGCGCGGTCAGGCGGTATCGCCACGTTATGCTGCCAGCTAGTTTGTGAAACACATGCTGGAAAGTTAAACAGTGATTCATCATTTTCCCTGACAGACACGTACCTGCCGGACTGCGGTGCTGTTTTGTTCTGTCCTGAGTTCTCCTCGCTGACGGGGGAAATTATGTCAAACTGGATGGGTGTTTCTGGGGCAACCAGTGCATCCAGTGAGAGCACAGAAAGAGCAGGCGATGGCTCGGAGCCCACAGAGCTGATGCTGCTCGCTCGACCCGTTCGCCCCTTACTGGATGGGAGACACagaaagagcgagagagagagagagagaaaaagaggatgATGACAGGGCTCCGTAATGAAATCTGGACCACCTGGGGCCCTACTTCAATAAATCATGGCAGCCGATAGCATTTTGTGAGGGTGTTGGTAATCATTACTCTCAGCTAAACCTAATTTTGAAAAAGTCTGAACCCTCGAGCAGAGAGAACAGGTAGAAATACCCAGTCTAAAACTCAAACTAGTTTGACAACCCACTCACCCACACGCACTCCTACCTGGTGGGTCTCATGCTCTCGTGTCTCTGTTGAAAGGACGGTGATGGTGTCACAGCTTCAAGAGCGGATTGGTTCACTCTGGCTGCAAGCTCCTGCCAACAAGAAGTAACTAGGAATTACTGTGAGCGTCTGGTTTCTAATAGAGATGTTTTTGCTTCTGTACGTGTCAAATTCCCCACGTGGCGTACTGTCGCAGTCACAAAAAACTCGGGGGAACACAGATATTAGATCAGATCTTCATTACCAGTACCTCGTGCCAAATAGTCAAATTTAAAGTAGTTTCCACAGAAAATCTATAATCTCCCAAGAGTTTAAGGTCTTCTGCACTATCTCACAATATTGATGCTGATATTTTACAACACATACTTCGCTGGCTAGACTACAACTAAAATAGCTGCCAAAGGTATACCACAGTGAACGGTAAGCAACATGAAAGCAGACACAAACCTCTGCATTTTCACTCAGGTAGATCCTCCTTGAGATGTTGTTGATGGTGGAGATCCACTATTGGAGAGGAACAACGTCAGAAAACAGCAGCAAACTCAAAGGAGGCTTCATAAAGTTAGAGAAGTATTTTACCTCCTCGCATTCCTTCCTGCTCTCCGCCTGCAGCGTCACCACTCTGACataataaagagaagaaaatgattttttttgacCTAAGAATTAGGAAAAAAAGGGGGCGGGGTTGGGCACATCTGAGaagagaaatataaaaaaagaccTCTCACTTTTTCCCATCGAAGGAAGTGACCTGAAAGCAGAATCGGCGGTCGTCACAGTCAACGGCCATGACAGAGGAGTTGTCAAGGTCTGTGACCAGCCCCCCCGCCACCTCTCCCCGACCCTGTTGCATCAGGTTTCCACCCTGTGTAAAGAAGTACTGACGCTCCCAGGACGATGACACTAGCCCAGTCTTACTGTGAGacagcaaagacacaaaaaggatttgacagtgtttacagtcagggatcaaaccaccaaccttccaattaaccttcctctacctcctgagctacagtcacCCCAAAAAGAGATGCTCAATGTAAACACTGTTCTGGGTCTGTGGGTGAAACAGGATTAAAGCTCACtaagaaataaaacactgaagtcTTCCTGTGGCTTACTTCCGGATGTACAGGTAGCCCTGCTTCCTGGTCAGGTTGCGACACACAGGTGAGTGGGCGGGGTCGGGGTCACATGGTGCATAAAGGGCATCACAAGCCCTCTCCATCTCCTGGATGGTCTGTTGCATCTgccccacctcctcctccatttcCCGGCGTACActatacacacattcacatgttCATTGTCAGTCATTGCTAAAATCTTCATGTCTCCACGTTAATGAATTAACAGTTTGGGGATGAAGGAGTTCTTACTTCTGGACACTGGTTCCTATAGTTCCCAGGAATTCTTCCCACTGCTGGGTGAGATTTTCTGACCCCAGCTTAAAGAAGCTGATCTGAAGAGAACAAAAACAGGTTGGTAACAGTCACTTTCCTTTGCACGGCAGCAGTCTGAAGTTTCTCTCTGCTACCAGTGAGCAGTTTATGTTGTGTTAATTCACCTGAGGGACTCACATGTAGTTATCTGATATCAAATTTTCCAAAGCTGTAAGACCGTTCAATGAATAtttgatgacgatgatgataaATTGTATGATTGTATGATTGCATGATTAAAGCTACAAAGAAATATTCATCTTACAGCATCTATTTTGCTATGACTGTTTACAAAACGGGGggcagcacagtggttagcactgttgcctcacagcaagaaggtcctgagttcaattccaccatggCTGGAGTCTTTCTGTGTGAAGTTGGCATGTTCACTCCGGCTTCCTTCctcccaaagacatgcagttagtggggaaaggtgtgagtgtgaatggtctTTGTCATCACTATGTCTatgtgacctgtccagggtgtacagcagagaatggatggatgtttacaaaatgcagcaaaaacTAGCTTCTACATTGATTTCAGCAGTATTTAATTACCACAATTTCCCATATTCAATGCATTCACAGCTCTTCAGCATCTTTTCACACGGTTTTGGTCTTAAATCTCCTTTGCAGAAACTCTGTCTCCCCCTTCTGGCAATAAAGGCAATCCATGTTTGTTCTTGCCCTCATTCACCGGCTGTGGAACATATCAGTTTTCAGAATTCCTCAATGAAGTTAcctggaagtgtgtgtgtggtcgtCACAATAAGAGCTCACTCCTTAGTGCTTCCTTTGTTACCTCCTTTAGCAAAGGATACACTGAACCATTCTTCGTAAaagttaaagaaacaaaatgaataccTATGCCACATGGAAAATGCACTTTCTTTTAGTCTATATTTGGGGCATTTTAGTTTAAGACCCACATCAACAACATCCACCATCAGATTAAAAAGTCTGACTCTCAGAACACcacaatttttttccttttctttgaatTTTCCTTCATATCCTTCTCTGAGCTCAAAGCGTTTTCCATCGAGTTTCTTTCCTGTTATAAACTATTCTTGGATGCTTCCCAGGTGTTTTAGACTACTTAACCTTTGTTGCTACAGGTCCTCCCCTATTCAAACCTGATTACAATGTGTCACCACtagtgcgcatgtgtgtgtgaatatcaCCTGACATGAAACTGTGTGCTCCAAAATACACAGCTGCCACTGATAGTGCAAAAGCTTCAATGAAACCAAACTTAAtttattcacataaaagttCAGCAGTCCAGCTTAAAATGTCTGTCAGAATTGTTTTACAGGATTACCaaagaatttcaaagctgtttccAAAATTCCCAGAATCAAGCAGGGGGATTAACATTTTGCCAAGTTAAGGAGTTTAATGTGTATTTCACACTGTTCTGGCTTTTTCTGGTGGAAAAGAATTTCGGACCTGAGTCAGATATGGAATCCAGTTAACATTTGGTTAAGACCTAATGTTGGATTTTTAAGGTGTACTGGTCCTATCTCTCTCTcatcacccccaaccagttgcagcagatggccgcccctccctgagcctgattctcctgaaggtttcttcctgtttttctcacagGAGTTGTCTGATTAGGGTTAGCGCCTTTTGGtgcctgttgttgtgatttggagatatatatatatatatatatatatatatatatatatatatataaacacagttGAACTGAATTACTCTGCAGTAAAGGTGTGCACACCTGTGCCTGCATGTATCCCAGCAGCGGCTCCAGCAGAGCTGTCTTCTTCTTGTACTGCAGAGTGTTCAGTGAGCAGAAGTAGTGCATCATTGTCTGGTGCTGTTTCTTGCGGGAGGTGTAGACATCCTCCACCACCTCCGCCCGTAACTGCAACACACGAGACTCTTATTTCAGTAAAAAGCCAGATAACATTATTCACTCGCATAATATCATTTGGTCTTGATAATCATTTTCCTTCTAGGAAGCTGCTGCTTTGAGGAACGTGAAACTTGATGAGAGACTTTTTAAAACAACCCAACCCCATCCTTCATCGCAGCCGCATTTCCACACAGTCATCACTTCCTGTAACTTTAACAAAAATACTACTGAGgagtttttgctgttgtttgttttgtttttttaaataaagcagattctgtaaaattatttttatagaAACCAAAATAGAgaccaaatatatatatatgtttggtCTCTATTTTGGTAAAATAatgttacatatatatatatatatatatatatatatatatatatatatatatatatatatatatgtgtatatatatatatatatatatatatatatatatatatatatatgcatttctttcattaatataataaggcttaaattaaatgaataaacttCAGTGATTTGGAAGATTGAGGGAAAACAGAGAAAGCATTTAGCTCTTTTAGTTCTACGTTCATACTAATATGTCTTTTTGACAAAGCACAATGAGCGTGCTATACAtgcaaaatatgaaaattatCCACAGATGCCTGCAGCTGTATTTAAATGGTAAAACCAGCTTCTTCTTATCAGCTCAGCCTTCCAATCTAAACAAAGCTGCTAAGCTTCTATCCATCTAACTGTGGATGTTTTTACAGTTAAATAGAAAACTTTCCAGACTATGATTTACCATTTACAGACATGTAAAATAAAACCGTGACCACAAAAGTCAATGTATAATTTGAGGTGTGAAGTCATGAATGGTAAACCTAAAAGCTGTTACCT
This genomic interval from Oreochromis niloticus isolate F11D_XX linkage group LG5, O_niloticus_UMD_NMBU, whole genome shotgun sequence contains the following:
- the appl1 gene encoding DCC-interacting protein 13-alpha isoform X2, whose product is MPGIEKLPIEETLEDSPQTRSLLGVFEEDTAAISNYCTQLYQAMQRIYDAQNELSAATHLTSRLLKEYDKQRFPLGGDDEVMSSTLQQFAKVIDELSSCHAVLSTQLADAMMFPITQFKERDLKEILTLKEVFQIASGDHDVAINRYSRLSKRRDNDKLRAEVVEDVYTSRKKQHQTMMHYFCSLNTLQYKKKTALLEPLLGYMQAQISFFKLGSENLTQQWEEFLGTIGTSVQNVRREMEEEVGQMQQTIQEMERACDALYAPCDPDPAHSPVCRNLTRKQGYLYIRNKTGLVSSSWERQYFFTQGGNLMQQGRGEVAGGLVTDLDNSSVMAVDCDDRRFCFQVTSFDGKKVVTLQAESRKECEEWISTINNISRRIYLSENAEELAARVNQSALEAVTPSPSFQQRHESMRPTSKGRTGRASSISSVGSEPSPALSVLSLDALVAPETPIQFDIISPVSEENSGQNKTAPQSGRRSNPFGESGESTAEDSEDSILHQLFIVRFLGSMEVKTAESVDVISETMRQILAARAIHNIFRMTESHLLVTCDCLKLIDPQTQVTRLRFPLSTVVQCSSHQDNKRLFGFVLQTASGRGDSRVVCYIFESNNDGEKICDSIGLAKQIALHSEMDRKAVEKKKEEDKAKEKQKEELSKQRQIEKDLEEQSRLIAASSRPANPPGSDGQFLVLSNSQSEDSDAGEEGKKKGL
- the appl1 gene encoding DCC-interacting protein 13-alpha isoform X1 codes for the protein MPGIEKLPIEETLEDSPQTRSLLGVFEEDTAAISNYCTQLYQAMQRIYDAQNELSAATHLTSRLLKEYDKQRFPLGGDDEVMSSTLQQFAKVIDELSSCHAVLSTQLADAMMFPITQFKERDLKEILTLKEVFQIASGDHDVAINRYSRLSKRRDNDKLRAEVVEDVYTSRKKQHQTMMHYFCSLNTLQYKKKTALLEPLLGYMQAQISFFKLGSENLTQQWEEFLGTIGTSVQNVRREMEEEVGQMQQTIQEMERACDALYAPCDPDPAHSPVCRNLTRKQGYLYIRNKTGLVSSSWERQYFFTQGGNLMQQGRGEVAGGLVTDLDNSSVMAVDCDDRRFCFQVTSFDGKKVVTLQAESRKECEEWISTINNISRRIYLSENAEELAARVNQSALEAVTPSPSFQQRHESMRPTSKGRTGRASSISSVGSEPSPALSVLSLDALVAPETPIQFDIISPVSEENSGQNKTAPQSGRRSNPFGESGESTAEDSEDSILHQLFIVRFLGSMEVKTAESVDVISETMRQILAARAIHNIFRMTESHLLVTCDCLKLIDPQTQVTRLRFPLSTVVQCSSHQDNKRLFGFVLQTASGRGDSRVVCYIFESNNDGEKICDSIGLAKQIALHSEMDRKAVEKKKEEDKAKEKQKEELSKQRQIEKDLEEQSRLIAASSRPANPPGSDGQFLVLSNSQSEDSDAGEEGKKKGESEA